A genomic window from Providencia alcalifaciens includes:
- the atpF gene encoding F0F1 ATP synthase subunit B yields the protein MNLNATILGQAIAFVLFVLFCMKYVWPPIMAAIEKRQKEIADGLSSAERAKKNLELAQTDATDRLKKAKAEAQIIIEQANKQRTQMIDEAKAEAEAERAKIVAQAQAEIDAERKRAREELRKQVAMLAIAGAEKIIERSVDEAANSDIVDKLVAEL from the coding sequence GTGAATCTAAATGCAACAATCCTCGGCCAGGCTATCGCGTTTGTCCTGTTTGTTTTGTTCTGTATGAAGTATGTATGGCCACCGATTATGGCGGCCATAGAAAAACGTCAAAAAGAAATTGCTGACGGTTTATCTTCCGCAGAACGTGCTAAAAAGAACCTGGAACTGGCGCAAACCGACGCAACCGACCGACTGAAAAAAGCGAAAGCTGAAGCTCAAATCATCATTGAACAAGCGAATAAACAACGCACTCAAATGATTGATGAAGCTAAAGCGGAAGCAGAAGCAGAACGTGCAAAAATCGTAGCACAAGCGCAAGCTGAAATTGATGCTGAGCGTAAACGTGCACGTGAAGAGTTACGTAAACAGGTTGCGATGCTTGCTATCGCAGGTGCCGAGAAGATCATCGAACGTTCCGTGGATGAAGCTGCTAACAGCGACATCGTTGATAAACTAGTCGCTGAACTGTAA
- the atpE gene encoding F0F1 ATP synthase subunit C gives MENLSMDLLYMAAAIMMGLAAIGAAIGIGILGGKFLEGAARQPDLIPLLRTQFFIVMGLVDAIPMIAVGLGLYVMFAVA, from the coding sequence ATGGAAAACCTGAGTATGGATCTGCTGTACATGGCTGCCGCTATTATGATGGGTTTAGCGGCGATCGGTGCTGCGATCGGTATCGGCATCCTAGGTGGTAAATTTTTAGAAGGCGCTGCTCGTCAGCCAGATTTAATTCCTCTGCTGCGTACACAGTTCTTTATCGTAATGGGTCTGGTCGATGCTATTCCGATGATTGCTGTTGGTCTGGGCTTATATGTAATGTTCGCTGTTGCCTAA
- the atpB gene encoding F0F1 ATP synthase subunit A: protein MSASGEVMTTNEYIGHHLRNLQLDLRTFELVDPHASPTFWALNIDSLFFSVVLGALFLWLFRKVAANATSGVPGKLQTAIELIIGFVDNSVRDMYHGKSKVIAPLALTVFVWVFLMNLLDLLPIDFIPYIGEHYLGLPALRIVPTADVSITMSMAIGVFILIIFYSIKMKGIGGFTKELTMQPFNHPVFIPVNLILEGVSLLSKPVSLGLRLFGNMYAGELIFILIAALLPWWSQWLLSLPWAIFHILIITLQAFIFMVLTVVYLSMASEEH, encoded by the coding sequence ATGTCTGCATCAGGAGAAGTGATGACTACAAATGAGTACATAGGTCACCATCTGAGAAACCTTCAGTTGGATCTACGTACCTTTGAGTTGGTCGATCCCCACGCTAGTCCAACGTTTTGGGCGTTAAACATTGACTCGCTTTTTTTCTCAGTAGTTCTCGGGGCTTTATTCCTGTGGCTATTTAGAAAAGTTGCAGCCAATGCGACTAGTGGCGTACCCGGTAAGTTACAGACTGCAATAGAACTGATCATTGGTTTCGTTGATAACTCAGTCCGTGATATGTATCACGGAAAGAGCAAAGTTATTGCCCCTCTGGCATTAACGGTGTTCGTCTGGGTATTTTTAATGAACCTTCTGGATCTACTTCCAATTGATTTCATCCCATACATCGGTGAGCACTACTTAGGTTTACCTGCTCTGCGTATTGTTCCAACCGCAGATGTGAGTATCACGATGTCGATGGCAATTGGTGTGTTTATCCTAATAATCTTTTACAGCATCAAGATGAAAGGAATTGGCGGATTCACGAAAGAGCTCACTATGCAGCCTTTCAACCATCCGGTATTTATCCCTGTAAACTTGATTCTTGAAGGGGTTAGCCTGCTGTCAAAACCTGTATCACTCGGTCTGCGACTGTTTGGTAACATGTATGCAGGTGAATTGATCTTTATTCTTATCGCGGCTCTGCTTCCGTGGTGGTCACAGTGGTTGTTAAGCCTGCCTTGGGCTATCTTCCACATACTGATTATTACGCTACAAGCCTTTATTTTTATGGTTCTGACTGTTGTCTATCTGTCGATGGCTTCTGAAGAGCACTAA
- the atpI gene encoding F0F1 ATP synthase subunit I: MSVSLYGSNASKQLSIQLITFVILSGAFCANSIEWGASALAGGLACWLPNIVFMLLSRFEKAKEEDEPVRIAWFFALGAGLKVVTTITVLVVAFGVFKASITPLGLTYLAVLIVQIVAPAVVKR, from the coding sequence ATGTCTGTTTCCCTTTATGGCAGTAATGCTTCTAAGCAACTGTCTATTCAGTTAATAACTTTTGTAATCCTCAGTGGGGCTTTCTGTGCAAATAGTATAGAATGGGGGGCCTCTGCTCTTGCTGGTGGGTTAGCATGCTGGTTACCTAATATCGTATTTATGCTGCTATCACGCTTTGAAAAAGCAAAAGAAGAGGATGAACCTGTCCGCATTGCCTGGTTCTTTGCATTAGGAGCAGGGTTAAAGGTTGTGACAACTATTACTGTCTTAGTTGTTGCTTTTGGTGTGTTTAAAGCGTCAATAACACCACTGGGTTTGACCTATTTAGCGGTGCTGATTGTTCAGATTGTTGCACCAGCCGTTGTAAAACGGTAA